The DNA sequence ATTCTCACGAAGTCTCCGTCGCACATTTAAAAAACATATTCGAGGTTGAAATAGAAAACGAGGAGAAAACtgtaaaatctttttttttcaaaaattcgaattctGAAATTACTGATATTGAAGTATACTTAAATGAGTTGAAGGTTGAGTTTGATGAGAAAGTAGAGGAAATCATTCAAAAACATCCGAcagttttaattaaattaaatgtcTACTTATTAAAATCGATCCCTCTTGAGAAAGCAGAAAGTGGTATCAGTTTAGTAACCAAATACGTTTTGTTAAATCCCgactctgatttttcctctttgttccACAAATTCCAAACGAATCTTTTAGAATTAAGAAAGAATGATTTCCCCCCGGCAGTCGAAGGTGAATCAGAAATTCTGCTCGGTGCCGAGCTACGATTTCTAGAAAAGAAATTTGCCTCCTTTTGTGATTCTTGCAacgactttttcttgaaatcgaGCTGGCACAATAGAACTTTTATGCATATAAAAAATCTTTTTGGTTCTGATGAGCAGGTTAAAGAATTACCATCGGCTGCCGGCAATCAGCTGCGtactttcttcattaaaaatctCGATTCGAGCGTTTTAGATATAACCCAGCACCTGTCCGACGTTAAACCAACCGTTATCAAACTTCTTGAAAATATGCTTTCGCAACTTGGCAATATTAAAGCGACTTTAGAGCTTCACGCTGAGTACGTCCTACCGAAAGAGGGGGAATTTCAAGGTGTATCATTCAAAACTAAAAGCTTGTCTTTTTACGGGGAGTTAGATTGCGCACGGAACTTTCTCCTATTTCAAGCTAGTATCGTCAAAGAAAGTGCTGATTTCTACTTAAGAGGATCTGGATGGGTGCTAAAACAGATTTTGGGATGTATTTTGAAGGTAAATAAGTTCAGGGCTCTGGGCAAGGGTTCGAGTTACATAGACCTACCGTTCAAGACCAATTACGTTGTGAATGTCAAAAATAAGGATACTCGTTGCTTTATGTACTCTGTTTTAGGGAAATTTTTacccaaaactgaaaaacacagCTCTCGACCTTCTGTCtacgaaaaattgcaaaataaataCGATTTTTCTTGTATCGACTTTCCTGTTGAGGTTAatgatattgccaaatttgaaaagaaaaataattgttcaatctCCGTTTTCGGGTTAGGTGACGTTCAGGACGGGTTAGGTCACCGAGTTAGACCTAAAATCTTCCCGATGAGAGTGGCAAAAAATCAGCTTGCAGACCACACGAATTTACTCTTAATTTCGGacgaaatggaagaaaaattccACTATTGTTGGATCACGGATTTTGAAAAGTTAGTCCGCTCTCAGATAACTAGGCATCATGGTCAAATTTATATTTGTCAGAAGTGTTTCACCCATAAATATTCCGAAGAAGACCTTGTGGAGCATAAGAAACTGTGCTATGCTGTTAGTAAAGATTGTTTCCTAGCATCGTTTCCCAAAGACCTATATTTGCGTTTTAGGGACGAGCATAAAACAATAGCTCATAATTATGTCATTTATGCGGATTTTGAGAGTTAtctcgaaaaaattgagcaaaattTCGAATCGAATTCGTTCAATTATCAACATCATCGTCCGCTATCCTACGCTTATTTAGTTGTGTCGACCGATCCAGAATTTGCTACCCCCACCCCCGTGGTCTACCGCGGGGAGGAACcgcataaacattttatccgaaCGATGCTGGATCTTGGTAGTAAAATTTCCGGCAAGTATAATGATACGACGTCCGAGATTACAATGAGCGATGAAGATCGCGAAAGTTTTGCAAACACTACCCATTGCGCCATGTGTCGGGTGGGATTTGATGAACCCGGCGTTGTCAAAGTCCGTCATCATTCTCATCAATATGTACCGCCTGGTGAAACCAATTATCTCGAGGCTCTTTGTGCTCTGTGTAATATAAAAGTGAGACATGTAAATAATGTAACTATCGTATTTCATAATGgatcaaaatacgattttaaatatattGTACAAGGTTTAGAGGGCTTAAAAAATCGCGTGGATATAATACCGTCCAGCGAAGAAAATTATATCAACATAAAAGTATACATCGGGAAtagattttatttaaatttcatagACTCGTTTAGATTTCTCAACACCAGCATCGAGAAGTTGGCGGAAACCTTGGACGATTCGTCATTTCATTTCACGCGCAAATTTTGCACTACTCCCGCTCAGTTCAACATCGCTCGTAGGAAAGCCGTGTTTTGCTATGATTATATTGACGATCCGGTAAAACTCGACGAGACTGAGCCTCCAAAACGGGAGGATTTTTATAACGCGCTCACTGACAGTGACATATCCGAGGTAGACTATCAGAATTTCTTAGAGGCTTGGCGTGAATTCGGTTGCAAGACTCTTGGCCAATATTTAGATGTGTACATTCAAATTGATGTAAATCTTCTAGCAGATATATTCCAGGACTTTAGAAAATTCTGTTTAAGCGTCTACGAGCTAGATTGTgcgaattttctcacttttccgaGTTTCGCGTTTTCGGCTGCGCTCAAAATGTCGAGAGCGGAAATCAGACTATTTAGCGATACCACCATGACCTTTCAAATATTGTCCAATATTCGAGGGGGAATGTGTCAGGTGACCAGAAGACATTTCTCGGTGAATAATCCCCAGTGTGAGAATTACGATCCGAGTCAGCCATGTTCCTATGGGCTCTACCTGGACGCGAATAGTCTGTACGCTTACGCCATGTGCAAACCGCTCCCTTACGACGATTATCGATGGTTATCAGCCGAGGAGCTCTCACGGGTTGATGTCATGCAGATCGCCGACGATGCCGAGACTGGACTCATCCTCAACGTTGACACGAGGTATCCGATCGCCCTTCAGCGATTACACAGAGACATGCCCTTCCTCTGTCGCTCCGAGATACCTCCCGTCGACGGTGAAAATCAACCGCGTCTCATGGGCTGTTTCAAGGACCGTAAAAACTATGTCATCCATTACGTGGCACTGAAACAGGCTCTTCGACACGGTATCGAGCTGGTTAAAATTAATAGCGCATTCTCTTTCCGACAGAGACCTTTCCTGAAGGAATTTATCGAGAAGAATATAGCGCTTCGTCAACAAGCGAAGTCCAAGTTTCACCAGTCACTCCTGAAACTGAGTAGCAACGCTTGTTTCGGCAAGCTCCTTGAATCACCTCTAAAGCGAAAAAACATCAAATTGGCCACCGATACTGACCAGATATTGAAGTATGTTGCCCGTCTAGATTTCGAAGACAGAACCGTCTTCAAAGATCAACTCGTAGCAATTCATCTGCGCAAAACAGAGATTGAATTCGATCGTCCGATTCTAGCAGGTTTTGCGGTTCTCGAATTGGCCAAGGTTCATATGTACGCCTTTTATCACgatgttttgatgagaaaattcgGACCAGAAAGATGCTTAAAGGCGTACGAAGATACTGATGGTCTGATTCTGAAATTAATTACTCATGATTGGGTGTTTGATTTGCGTGAATTCGCTGATGAGTGGTTAGATTTTAGCACTTTGCCTCGGGATCACCCGTGTTGGTCACCGGTAAATTGTAAGCGTATGGGTATGTTCAAGGATGAGACATCCAATGCGACCATAGGGGAATTTGTAGGTCTTAGCTCGAAAATGTACGCATGCCGTTTCTTACCCTTACCTGATGCCGCCGGTAGCGAGTCCGAGGTGGGACAAGTCAAACTTCTATGCAGAGCGAAAGGAATCGACGGTCGCACAATGCAAAGAGatattaattttgatttatacAAAAACGTCTTATTCGGTAAAACCGATCATTTTGTTACCCAACGACGAATTCAGAGTCGGAAAATGCAGCTGTACTCTTATCAAACGCGAAAAATAGGACTCAGGAATATCGATCGGAAACGATACATTCTCGAAAATGGTATCGATACATTGCCATGGGGTCACGTAGACATTAAACAGCCCATTGTCTGGAGAGATGAGGAAGAGAGTGGCAATGACGGCCTTGAACAATCAGGCACCAATATATTGATGAAAGACTCGCTAAGTGTGAAAAAGGAGAGCAGTTCAGAACATGGTATACGTTACTGCTGTTGCGCCGATGAGAACCCGGTGATACAGAGCAGAGAGCTCGATGCTTTACGAAAAATTCCGAAACCGCGCGAATTTCTTCACGCATCATGGTTGCAGAAGGACATTAAGTATCATCTGGATTCTCTAGAGGAAGCTAAAGGTAAGTATGGGAGATATATCGCTGCTCTCATTAGAATCCAAGGGGAGCAGTTTAAAATACATCTGCCGAAAGACTTTGCACGTGCTTTGAGTCGTGAGAATATTTGCGAAATCAATAGTGGGGCGTATTTTCTAAATTATCTCGGTAGGTTCGGTCGAAATTCGCATCGATATAGACTGAGCGAACGTCTGCGTGTTGTTGATGACGTAGGTAACACCGAGACCTCAATGGTACAGATCTCCGAGAAACAGGGAAACAAGAGGGGAAGAAATGATGATGGTCGCGATAATAGGGAGGAAAAACGTTTCcgggatttttgtgcaaatgaaAACCCAGGTCCCCGCACTTAGTTATTTtatattgtgtatttttttaaatttttcccgtaCAAATTCAAAGTTTCAACCAGGCGGGTCTTTGATACCACGCTCTTTATTGTCGGAATCTCATCAAAgataaaatttcacatgaagTTTGGCTCGAGATAACTCTTAAAATCGCTATGCATACATTACTTACagaatacatgtttcttatgcTCCCGTtgtaaacatctaaatttttatCAACTCTAAATTCGCATCCAACTTTCACTGCACACCTGGATCCCTTAAGGAGCAAGTCAGGACTTCTCTAAttgctactggttttttttcttttaatgagaGGATTATGTATGGAACAGTAAgtattttgataagaaaaagatAAGCCTCTCGTTTTAATTTAATGGTCTCAAGTTCAATGAGTATGatttatcatattttaattGTTGAGCGCTGACTAAAACATTTGAGTTATATAGAAGGTATGCGATTGATTGCTTGTGCCCACAATACAACTCAAATTTTCCCCTCATTTAAATGAGTTTACCATCCAGTGGTCTCTTTTTTTCATGGTCGAAATTCCAGCAAATATATTAAAGTATGTAATTTCTCAAGAAAAGCATGCAATCCCTTAGTTTTCCACACACAAATTTTCCCGTGCTAGTCTTAATTTTGTGCTCTAGtttccctcttttttatttttatatcaaaTATCACGTATGTATTTTCAATCAGCATATTGCATAGCCAAGATATCACCAAAGTTGCTATTTAGACATTACATGTATCATAAAATAAGATATCAGTTTTAAGAATTTAGCCTTCGTAGTTATGTGAATAAAATGTTCTGACTCCGGTTGTAGTCATCACAACTGTTAAACCTGACTTATTTGTTTCATCTCTCATCCCTTAATATTCCCCCAGTCAATGCTGAGGACatgtttttcagaaaaaattgcatgaatTAAATACTTTATTTCTCCATTTTCTggggaggaaagaaaaatcaaattttttttaactatcagtTGAGattgtcactttttcctctacaGCTGAGCCGTTTTTTCTCATGCATAATTGAGTATTGATAATGCGAAACTGTAATCATAACTATAATTATCGACTCAAATGGGAGGACAGAAATTAATGCATCAGCCGATTTAGAGATTGCAAACTCCATGATTGACTAAGATTTCATTGCATTTTAGctaatgataaaattttcacCATTCGAATACGATTGATTCTATTGCCAAATCGCATTATTGATAATAGATTTTATAAATGTAGAGGGGGTGACGTCATATAGTTGGAAGTGAGCAGCATAAGCTATGTTTTGATTAGCTGATTCCAGCAATGATGCCGAGTTCCAACAACGTTGTTAGATTCGAGATGACAATGCATCACTTCATAACATGATTCGAGCGAAAAAACCATTATTTCTTGATTAATGTGTCAGCTCGATGGGACAGAATGGGTGACGTCACGTAATGGATGCTTTGAGTAACGTCACAGAAAACGAGGCAGGTGATTGGTCAATTGTAttaactaaacgtttccccccTAATGAATAGGCAACCGCAACGATTATATGAGAAAACATTAATCCTCCGTGTATGATTGCTAATAGAGGGGTGACGTCACGATAAAGGAGCTATGATACATGAAAAACCTGAGGAGAGAAGTCTTTTAGGACAAATTGCTTCAATTCATGCTTAAAAGTAACGTCATTGGTCAACCGTAGGCAAGCCCAGCCTTCCCTTATACGGTGGGTAACGTTATGTAATAACTGTTTAGAGCGATGTCGCATACTACGAGACACGTCATTGGCCCAgcatattaattaaaaatggttCCTCGGACTGATCGTCAACCCGCAACAAAATAGCATATTTCATACATGATTTGAGTCTTAGGGTTGCTTTTGCATTGAGTTCATCTTTTTCGACAAGATTGAACTTGTCCACCCACCTATAATATCCCGTTAATAATTCAAATCTTCCCGCCGTTCAAGTAAAGCAACGCTCTGTAGTAAGATTAATTCATTTGCTACGGACATGGAGCCAGAGTTAGTTTCTTCAATGAGAAGGTACACAGTGAGCTAGAGGCAGCGCACCCATGTGCGACGAGGTTTGATGCTCCTTGATGGTTATACAGCATGAAGAGGTTTTTGGTTTCGATAAAAAGTTAATAACTTCGTGTGGAATGAAGCTGCTAGAGTCTGTTTCACCAGTAAAGTGTGTGTTATATTAAATGTGAAATGTCATTGCCTCCTGCAGTGACAAATTCGCTCCCTCCTCCCCACTTAAGTATGCGAAAAAGTGATGCTTgaggaagggggaaaaaattgtaaaataattgatcaGATATGTGCGTCGTCGCTTCCATCTTACCACGATTACGGAGTCATGATCCGCGATACTTGATTACTCTCAAGGTCGAGGAGCAATGACCTTTCCTTTTTAAGACTATTCAACTTTTGCATCGACAAGATTGAACCTGTCCGTCGAGTTGCAATTTCCCGCTgaagattcaaattttcccggtgaCCAACGGATGGATAGTTTTGATGTCGCTCATTGCTCCGTAAGTCCAATTAGCTCCCACAACGTTGTCGGATTCGAGATGACAATGTGACATTTCACGTCATGATTCGAGAGGAAAATCATAATTTCTTGGTCAATATGACAGCTGGGTGGGGTGACGTTACGTAATGGATGCTTCGAGTGACGTCACACAAAATGGATAGGCAACGAGTAGCCGGGTAAAGCTGAGTCCTCTCGTGTGGTAAGGGACCTATGTTGCATGAAAAACCCTGTGCAGATAAGTTCTTTGAGGATGAATTTCCTCAATTCATGCTAAGAGTAATGTCATTGATCTTCCGTATTAACTAAAGTCAATGCTTGAACGGGTAGGCAATCTGCAACGagacccctcccctcccgaaCATGATCGTGAAGAGAACGGGTGACGTAACGTTATGCTAAAGAAGCTATGCCGCATGGAAAACTCTACGAAGATGGGACCTTTCAGGGAAAATGTCATTTCCACTCGAAGCAACACTGTTTTAATTAGTTTGAAAGTGGGTTCTGATTGGCTAGTTCCAGCAACGTTGTCAGATTCGAGATGACATTGAGACATTTCATAACATGATTCGACCGAAAATCATGTGGCAGCTGGGTAGGGGCTAACGTGATTCgaaagaaaatcatattttctgtTCAATGTAGCGGCTGGCTAACACCAGAGACGAGGTgcgagtgatcgattatcgatatttccccattagaagctatggtaaagaatcgattataaaggtgatCGATCCTCctccataggtataaatggcagatcaatcgatatatctcacaGCATGACACGCTGCTGGTCAACATGATtcgaaagaaaatcattttttctcgtTCAATCTGACATCTGGGTGCGGGCTAACAtgattcgaaagaaaatatttttttcttggttagtGTAGCAACTTGCCcctcattaattcaaattttcccgctcaactTTCAACCCTGTTACGTCACAACTGAAAAACATGGTTGACATGTCATACAATAAAACACCCCCAACACCctgaaataattccgatttttctgcacaattttacaacattggtGACGTCACAACATgaaacattgttgccagattgtataCTATAACACACATATCACATACCCACCATCGCGAAATAAttcggatttttctgcacagtCTGGCAGCTGGGTGGGGGCTACTTCCCATATTCTAGCtacttagcgcctacaagactgcatgagtacctctcgcattgcgccaaacgcggtACCGTCGGTCAGCGCACGTcagacgcatattagcgcctatatgactgtatgaatacttcacgcattgcacataCAGCACAGTGCTTTAATCATTGTAACTACTCGGTGTTACATCCACCACCCGCGGTAGAGCAAGtctaaaaatgcgatttttcaatTATGAGACTTATCACGGGCAAAAGTATTTCTGTAAAGGGAGggtaatttttcagagaagaaTGATTAAGATAACAAAGTTGGTACTTTCATTCATTATCGGCCTGAAACTGTTCATTATCCAACGCTAATATTCAAGCTGAAGATGATCTCTATTCGTTTGTTAAGTCACCCCAAAACCAGTCGAATCAATTCGCTGAACAAAATCCACAACGCGTTGAGAAACAATCTCCGtctaaagggactctaattctGTCGTGTTAAGGAGAGACGCTGtattaatttttcagacgctgccaaatttccttcagtaaaaacttaatttactcGGAAATTTGtgattgtttttcttcaattttctcagaaaatttcgttcgcaattttgtttaaaatgtctgcaaatttcaaggaaaaacacgtTTAACAAAATCTTTCTCAAGCATACAGGTATTTGCCTGggcatttggcaactctcgaatgttcatacagtgttcttccttagcacgacagtactcTGCGCATATTGCACTTTTAACAAGAGGATTTTGTAATctatgactgaaaattttaatcgcAGGATGTAGGGAGAGTAGTGCCCGGAGATAACAactaaataagtaaataataaatggaggatgaataattaaaaatgttgacACTTGGCAGATAAAGGATAGTGTAATGTACAGAACTGGACTGCCGGATGCGCCACTGTAATGTACTGAACTGTGCCACTGTTGTGTACTGGGGCTGTGCCAGTGTTGGTGTACCGTGGTGGTACCAAATATGGATGTGACAAATGAACGCGGAAAACACAGATATCGTGCGAAaaaacaaatcgacggtgtaagtcggcaatcacataactctgtttgcgacgtcacagacttcctgtcattatttattttttgaacggaaaactactcaacagcaattctttaaaactgctgtgatttttcttctctgtgcgaagaaaattcttcataaatttcaaagaatgatgtgaatttgttctcttttacaaaaataatatagaggcggagatttgcagacaccacaaacgagttatgtgattcccgacttacaccgtcgaaatgtgtATAGGTCAATAAACGTACAGTGAGGTGACACTAAATCTAACCGCTATGTGAGGGCGCGTCGCAAACCCGGCGTTGTGGCCCGAGCGATGGCCAAAATCAGAGTGATCTGGCGTTCTGGCCAAGGGGATGATCAGCATGAAGAGAAAGGTGGCGAAGAAAGAGGTAGAGAAAGAATGCGAAGGTCGCGAAGTCGCGGACAAGGGTGCCGCCTGACGCGGGGGTGAAAAGGTGGAAAGGTGCTAAAAGGAAAAGATGAATAGATGAATAGGTGAGCCAGAAGCTAGGCTGGTGAATAGAGATAGATATGGAAGAAGAAACATGGCATGGCACCGTACTATATGTATAGGTAGGAACACTATAGGTTGATAGAATGAATGAAAAGCCTTATCTTCTATTTGTTACCTTTGGCgttcaaaagtcaaaattttagttttaatcaAGTTGATGCACTTTTCCTCTCtcctttccttcctttcctttcATAAATTTTAGACGGTTTTCTTCTCTCCAAGCGCGCATTTGTATGAAAGAGCATCTTTTGAAGTCATTTTTTCTTACACATGTAGGAGTAGAGCATGGTTACATCGCACGCTAACAAATGGATATGACTCTCAGTTTTGCCACGGCgcaaaatttgcagaaattcTTCCCTACCTTCACGGTCTCCGTAAGAAACATACTATTTTaaagctttccgcttcaaaaacaaataccacggcacaggtgaacatttcataaGAGGCGTCGCGTGGTTTCTTCCAACTCTGGCGCTCTAGAATGCAACGCAAtactcaacatggccgacgccaacccgccaaaatTCACGTGACTTAGACCTAGAATTGTATCAACCGGCTTACTTACATTTACATGTTCCTTGCGTTGATTAATACCAtggtgcttcctcacgatttgcgcgcggaagcgtcagcaATGTCACATGTGCCGTAGTTAGTATCGTTTTTAAAGCGAGAGgcttaaaaaacaagcaggaagctccaacgcattggcgtcggagagcggctctgggggcagtagttgtagtcaagaatgagggcatagacacattttgtcattgatgtacaatccgacaactgtcgattcatgttttgtaacttagcagatttacgtagccggtgtataaatgtgtattgggctttgatatggcgaatacatggcattatcacttgttgtatacttttaattttgaaagctctttggaggtccgcttcctaaaaaatctctggttgataagtcgtttagcgaggctgcaaaaaatttgcatttttatatctgaaagtgtaggtattggttttttgtataattgtttttttggattgctggaaaagtaacgcatacttctataatttaggactgagtcagggaaatataaggttcgttaaatagtaaatattcctagtaccgtgtgacactattgttaacgaaaagtttttgcaacttgtcaaagaggttgttgaatgatcttcgaataacttttgatgagctagaggtaatggttctatctgcagctcgtggacttctgtacgatattgtccagaatcatctaaattttcaaaaagtgtccgcttgttcgatacccaatttgctcattcatgcatacaaggagaagcgcatgaaagctttagcagacattttggagatgaatcaagaattagatgaagaatttatgacttaaatcacggcaccttaatcacgggatgaccttaattacggcaactatttattgtccatgagatgcagatggttccatttccctagctcatcaaaaggtattcgaagatcaatttcatcagccacccgtacgaaccacgtttctagtgacccgtacttgcttcgcacgtatgaaacatacaatcagagaaaacagaattcatcttacaataatcaataatcagtaggacatgaatcgttgcgatgtataatacgacattataatgcggcattactattgtaattcattttaatgtttaggggcattataaatcattattgccacgtcggaatgaaatgttgtagactgaattgaaaagcatgttggcaaaatttattataaaaatagtataacatgtaggtacataacataaaggtaatacaaattaaatgattagagcgtgtatatttcattacattataggtatattacaatcatttttgtcattgttggaaattttgatagtttgaattttgatagttgatagttgatagtttgagagttgaaaatttggttattttatttagttaaggtgattcgatagacgccatattttgtgtcagaatggcatgcgacttttccatcaattggttccattttttcatttactcatcatttttctccaattttaagtttcgcaattctgttttcaggagactaaagcactcacttatcaatttgtatatttatattgagttaagggtagagacgtattcctcaccggaattgaggaatggaggtgttacagtatgtccggcattaggttccatttcgacatcagcgacgatcaacgctgcgatactggaagccagtcttccgatattaaatccctagcggggaagaaaaaaaatgcctagatttcgc is a window from the Bemisia tabaci chromosome 10, PGI_BMITA_v3 genome containing:
- the LOC140225625 gene encoding uncharacterized protein, yielding MSSNSKILFCLYCNEEYSTTYSHEVSVAHLKNIFEVEIENEEKTVKSFFFKNSNSEITDIEVYLNELKVEFDEKVEEIIQKHPTVLIKLNVYLLKSIPLEKAESGISLVTKYVLLNPDSDFSSLFHKFQTNLLELRKNDFPPAVEGESEILLGAELRFLEKKFASFCDSCNDFFLKSSWHNRTFMHIKNLFGSDEQVKELPSAAGNQLRTFFIKNLDSSVLDITQHLSDVKPTVIKLLENMLSQLGNIKATLELHAEYVLPKEGEFQGVSFKTKSLSFYGELDCARNFLLFQASIVKESADFYLRGSGWVLKQILGCILKVNKFRALGKGSSYIDLPFKTNYVVNVKNKDTRCFMYSVLGKFLPKTEKHSSRPSVYEKLQNKYDFSCIDFPVEVNDIAKFEKKNNCSISVFGLGDVQDGLGHRVRPKIFPMRVAKNQLADHTNLLLISDEMEEKFHYCWITDFEKLVRSQITRHHGQIYICQKCFTHKYSEEDLVEHKKLCYAVSKDCFLASFPKDLYLRFRDEHKTIAHNYVIYADFESYLEKIEQNFESNSFNYQHHRPLSYAYLVVSTDPEFATPTPVVYRGEEPHKHFIRTMLDLGSKISGKYNDTTSEITMSDEDRESFANTTHCAMCRVGFDEPGVVKVRHHSHQYVPPGETNYLEALCALCNIKVRHVNNVTIVFHNGSKYDFKYIVQGLEGLKNRVDIIPSSEENYINIKVYIGNRFYLNFIDSFRFLNTSIEKLAETLDDSSFHFTRKFCTTPAQFNIARRKAVFCYDYIDDPVKLDETEPPKREDFYNALTDSDISEVDYQNFLEAWREFGCKTLGQYLDVYIQIDVNLLADIFQDFRKFCLSVYELDCANFLTFPSFAFSAALKMSRAEIRLFSDTTMTFQILSNIRGGMCQVTRRHFSVNNPQCENYDPSQPCSYGLYLDANSLYAYAMCKPLPYDDYRWLSAEELSRVDVMQIADDAETGLILNVDTRYPIALQRLHRDMPFLCRSEIPPVDGENQPRLMGCFKDRKNYVIHYVALKQALRHGIELVKINSAFSFRQRPFLKEFIEKNIALRQQAKSKFHQSLLKLSSNACFGKLLESPLKRKNIKLATDTDQILKYVARLDFEDRTVFKDQLVAIHLRKTEIEFDRPILAGFAVLELAKVHMYAFYHDVLMRKFGPERCLKAYEDTDGLILKLITHDWVFDLREFADEWLDFSTLPRDHPCWSPVNCKRMGMFKDETSNATIGEFVGLSSKMYACRFLPLPDAAGSESEVGQVKLLCRAKGIDGRTMQRDINFDLYKNVLFGKTDHFVTQRRIQSRKMQLYSYQTRKIGLRNIDRKRYILENGIDTLPWGHVDIKQPIVWRDEEESGNDGLEQSGTNILMKDSLSVKKESSSEHGIRYCCCADENPVIQSRELDALRKIPKPREFLHASWLQKDIKYHLDSLEEAKGKYGRYIAALIRIQGEQFKIHLPKDFARALSRENICEINSGAYFLNYLGRFGRNSHRYRLSERLRVVDDVGNTETSMVQISEKQGNKRGRNDDGRDNREEKRFRDFCANENPGPRT